CGATCGCCAAAGCGCCGCCGGCATTCGCCGTGATCGACATGCGGCTCGCCGACGGCAACGGCCTCGACGTGATTTCCGAATTGAAGGCGAAGCGCCCGGATGCGCGCGGCATCATCCTCACCGGCTATGGCAATATCGTCACGGCGGTGACGGCGGTGAAGCTCGGCGCCTTCGACTATCTGGCAAAACCGGCCGATGCCGACGAGATCTTCAATGCATTGATGGCGACGCGGCACGACAAGGCCGAACTGCCGGAAAACCCGATGTCGGCCGATCGCGTGCGCTGGGAGCATATTCAGCGCATCTACGAGCTCTGCGGCCGTAATGTTTCGGAGACCGCGCGGCGGTTGAACATGCACCGGCGTACCTTGCAGCGCATTCTGGCGAAACGCGCGCCGCGGTAATAATCCCGACCGTCGATGCCGTCATGCGCGGACTTGATCCGCGCATCCAACAACGTTGCTTCTCGTAAGCGGCGATTGCCTAACATCTTGCGTGCGCCTGGATGCGCGGATCAAGTCCGCGCAGGACGCGCCCAACGTTTCGGGATTATCCTTCCACCTCACCAATTCATGCCGGTTGCCCGACCTGAACGCGCATGACCTTTTAAGGAGATGCATAAACTGTAAAAGTGATCTCGCATTGAATACTTGCGAGCGAGGAAAGCGTCTCATTGGATATTGAAAAGGATGCTTCGTGAGGTTCACGACCTCCTTGAATGCCTATGTCCAGCCTTCGAAAATCGCATCGGTCCCACAGAATTTTCCCTTCGGGCGCAAGCGATCGAATGACTCCAATGAAATTGAATAGCGTCTCTTCGAGAGACTTATAATCTTTCCCCAATTCCAGAGCCGCTTCTTGCCCGTTGTTGTTAAGGACCAACATGGACGGCTCAAGAAACTCAAGAAGCTTTTCCAGACCTCCAGAGGATCTCACGAGTAAGTCGACGTTGAGAAAGGTCGTAACAGAATTTGCCGGCGACATTGAAGACCCTTGCCGTCCAAGCACAAGCCATTTGCTCGTTAGGTCGCAGACTAATTTCAGTTTTCGACAATCACCAATTCATGCAGGCTGAACAGGCCGTCGGGATCGGTCCAAGCCTGACGCGGCGTCCAGCCCGCTTGCCGCGCGAGATCCTGAAAACCTTCGATCGTATATTTGTAGGAATTCTCGGTGTGGATCTTCTCGCCTTCTTCGAAGGCGAAGCTCTTGCCGCGTACGTCGACCGTCTGCGCGCGCTTCGACACGATGTGAATTTCGACGCGGCTCTCCGCGTCGTTGAACTTCGCTTGATGCGCGAAAGCATCGAGATCGAAATTGGCGCCGAGATCGCGGTTCGCGCGGGCCAGAATATTGAGGTTGAAAGCGGCGGTGACGCCTTGCGCATCGTCATAGGCGGCTTCGAGCCTCGTAATGTCCTTGCGCAGATCGATGCCGATCAAAAGCCGTCCGCCATTTTTCAACGTATGCGCCATGGCGGCGAGCAAGGCGCGCGCTTCGTCGGGAATGAAATTGCCGATCGTCGAGCCGGGAAAAAACCCGAGACGCGGGCGCCGTGCAAGCTCGCTCGGCAAAGTCAGATCCGCGCGGAAGTCACCAATCACCGGCAGCACACGTAATGTCGGAAACCGCGCATGCAGACGCAGCTTTGCTTCAGCAAGCGCATCGCCCGACACATCGATCGGGACATAGGCCGCAAGACTTGCCATCGCGGTAAGGACGATCTCGGTCTTGCGGCTTGAGCCCGAACCGAATTCGATCAGCACGCTGCCGGGCGGTGTATGCGCGGCTATGCTTTTCGCCTGCGCTTCGAGGATCGCGATCTCCGAACGCGTCGGATAATATTCCGGCAGTTGCGTGATCTGCTCGAAGAGTTCGCTGCCTTGCGCATCGTAGAAGAAGCGACAGGGAAGCGATTTTTGCGGCGCCGACAATCCGTCGATCAGAGCGCTAGCAAATTCATCGTCCGGCGCCAGGGCGGGGGCGGTCTTCGCGGAAATGGCAGGCGACATTCAGGCCTCGTCGGCTAGGCGCAGACCGCAAAACTGCCAGCGCTGATGGGGATAGAAGAAATTGCGATAGGTTCGACGCGCGTGTGAATCGGGCGTGACGCATGAGGCGCCGCGCAACACCTGCTCGGAGCACATGAACTTGCCGTTATATTCGCCGATCGCGCCTTCCGCCGGACGATAGCCGGGGTAGGGCGCATAGGCGCTCTGTGTCCACTCCCATACATCGCCAAAGATTTGCGACAGCATCATGTCGGTCGATGTCTTGGCGGGCAAAGGCCGCAAGGCGCCGCTATTCAGCATATTGCCTTCGACGGCAACGCTCGATGCGGCGATCTCCCATTCGAACTCCGTCGGTAGGCGCTTACCGGTCCAACGGGCGTATGCATCGGCCTCGTAAAAACTGACATGACTCACGGGCGCCGCAGGATCGACGGGGGCGAGACCATAGAGAGTCATCTGATGCCAGACGCCATCTTGCTCTTCCCAATAGGCTGGTGCCCGCCAATTGTCTTCATGGATCTTAGCCCATCCGTCGGCGAGCCAATGCTGATGGGTGTCATAGCCGCCGTCGCGCATGAATTCTTGCCATTCGCCATTGGTGACGAGGCGGTCGGCGAGCTTGAAGGGATTGACGAATACCCGATGCGGCGGCGATTCATTGTCATAGGCAAAGACCGGCTCCGCATGCCCGATCGTATAGAGACCGCCGCCGAACGAGATCCAGCGTAACGGCCGCGTATCTTGTGCCGACACCGCAAATGGCGTTTCGCGATAGGCAGGCCGCAAAGGGTTGGAACCGAACAGGCTCAGAATATCGGTCAGCAGCAATTCCTGATGCTGTTGTTCATGGTTCAAGCCGACCTCAAGAAGGTACGCGATCTGCGGTTCATGGGCTTGCCCGCTCGCAAAAAGCTGCGCGAGGCCGGCATCGACATGCGCGCGATAGCTCCGCACATCGGCGGCGCTCGGCCGCGAAAGAAGCCCGCGTGCTGGTCTTGGATGACGCGCGCCTTGTGCCTCGTAATAGGAATTGAAGCAGTAATTATAGTGCGGATCGAAAATCCGGTACCCGGATAGGAAGGGCTGCAGCACGAAGGTCTCGAAGAACCAGCTCGTATGCGCGAGATGCCATTTCGTCGGACTTGCGTCCGGAAAGGCTTGAACGGTTTGATCTTCGTCGGTGAGTGGCGCGGCGAGATCCAGCGTCAGTCTTCGTGTGGTGAGGAGATTTTGGTCCAGATCGACCGGAACCGCGCGAAGGCCATGGGTTTTGGGCTTTGCGTTCGACGGGCTTGCCATGAGAACTCCGACGGGAACGTTGGATGCTTGTCTAGGATAGTGGGGGCGTAAGCGTCGTTTCCAACCGCCTCGAGGGTCTTCCCTAAGGCCACGGGCATTTGAGAGTTGCGCGGTTAGAATGTGGGCTTTAGAGGCCGCGAAACAATAGCTGCGGCCACGGTCACTTAAACGGAATAATCTTGCAAAGGTTGCAGAATGATCGTGGAAATCTATCCTCGATCCGCAATTCGGAAAGCCGCTGGACTTCGTTACAGTCGGCAGCTCAAACCTCATGTTTCCAGCAGGTTAAGAGGCTTTCTTGCGCTTGATCGCGTCGCGCATCAGATTGAGACACTCGACCGAGGATGCCATATCGAGCGCCGTGAGGCCGAGATCCGTGTCGAAAAGCGGGTCGGCGCCAGCCGCGAGCAGCGTGGCGACGGCATTCGCGCGGCCGGAAGAGGCCGCGAACATCAAGGGTGTCGCAGCATTTACGTTAATGTGCTGCACATTGATGCCCGCATCGATGAGAAGCTGCATGTTCTCGGTGATTTCGCCGACGCAGGCGAGCCATAAAGCCTGATTGCCGTCGGCATTGACGGCATGAATATCGGCACCTGCCGCCAATAGCTCCTTGACGAAGGCGGGCGGCGCGAGCCGCACCGCGAGCATCAAAGGCGTCGCCTGATCCTTGTTATGTGTATTCACGTCATTCGGCGCAAAACCGTGCTCCGCAAGAAAAGCCTGCAGCTCTTTGCTCAGCGTCACGGACGCGGCGGCGCCAGGCTTCGGCGCCATGCTTTCGGCATGCGCCCAGGCCTCATAGCCGCCGTCGAGGCTGTAGACGTCGGCAAAGCCATGATCGGCGAAATGCTTTGCATAGGCCTGGCTCGAATTACCGTGATAGCAGCAGATGATGAGCGGCTTGTCTTTCGGCGTATTCGTCAGGAATGTTTGAAAATTCTCTTTCGTCGCGAGTGCCGACCCCTCGATGTGGCCGCGCCGGTAGGAATCTGCGTCGCGCACGTCGAGCACAAGCGCGTCGCCGCGGCCCATGATGCCGCGCGCCGTGGCGACATCGATCCTTTGAAAGCCCGCTGCCTGTGCCATGATCTTTTCCCGTCTGCTGAGTGGTGGTCAGCGGTTCGCTCAATTACTACCCTTTGACCCAGGCTTCGAAGCCACCGTCGAGACTATAGACCTTCTTGAAGCGGAAATCGGTGAAGGTCTGCGCCCGGATCTGGCTCGCATTGCCATGATAGCAATAGATGAGCACGGGCTTGTCCTTCGGCGTCGTCATCAAAAAATTCGAAATGTTGGAATCGTTCACGAATTCCGCGCCTTCGATATGGCCTTGCTCGTAAGATCCCATGTCGCGCGAATCGAGAATGAGGGGATCGGCATCCTTGATGAGCGTGCGTGCAAACGCGACATCCACGCGTTCAAAGCCTGTGTCTTCTGCCATGGCTGCGGGTCCTTTTTTGTCTGAGTCTTGTGTCTCTGGTTTGGTCCGGTCGCCATAGGGCGGTTCGGTCTGAATGCGCGTGTCGACCAGCCCTGCGCCGACGGTGAAATGATAGAGCGAGGCGAAACTCGCATCCTTCAAACCCAGCACTTCGTGCATGGAATCGTCGAAATAGCAGCCGACGCCCGTGCCGCGGAAACCGAGGGCTTCGGATTCCAGATAAAGCACTTGGCCGATGAGGCCGGCTTCCCAATGCAATTGCTTGTAGCGCCATGGCTCGGCCCGCACGAGGCCTTCGAATTCGGCGATCATGCCCATGCCGAAACAGGCGTCCGATGCGATCGCCTGACCGCAGAAAATCGTGCGCGCCATTTTGGTCATGTCGCCGGCGAGCAATTGATAGAAGGCGAGTTGCGGCGGCACATGGTCGGGCACGCGCCATTTGAACTCGGGATTGATCGCTTGCCGCAGCGGCATTTCGGCTTCGGGATTGCGCACCAGAATATAGATGCCGGGCTCGATCCCATCGACGCGATGGATGAAGAACACCGGATGGATGCGCGGCTGAAAGGTCCAGACATCCCAAGGCGCGACCGGGCGCGGCAGCAGGCGATCGATCAAATGATAGAAGGCGCCGGAGCCCATCCGCGCGCTGCGGTCGAAGGCCTGGGCGCTGCGCCGGTTCAAGATCACGCTGGTTGCGAGTTCGTTTGAGCCTTCGCCGATGCCCGGATGATTGGCGCGATAGGGCGCTTCCGCGACGGTGCCGGTCTTGCGCGTGGCGAGCGAGGCTTCGTCGATGACCGGCCAGCGATACATCGGGTGCTTGTCGAGCACATTGGCCTTCCCCGCCCAATCGGCGAGACGATCCGCGACGAAGCTTTGATCGGTTTGCGACAATGGCGTCACCGTGGCGCCGGTGCTGATCGAGAGGATGAGATCGGGGGCCTCATGTTCGGCCTTGCCGATGAAATCATCGGCGCGATCGATGCCGAGCAATGCCGCGATATCCCGCGCGGTGAGCCCTTCGACCATGTCCACTTTCCAGCCGAGCGCGCCGGCCGCGTAGCGCAAAGCGCCGATCGCGTGACCGACATCCATCTGACAATAGCGGAAGGCGCGCTCGCCATATTTCCAGGCCTCTCGCCAATGGATGGACGAGAGCCCGATCCAGAGGCGGGGTGCCGCTTTTTTCGCCGCACCATCGGCGATCCGGCATCTTTGCTCGAGGCTATGATCGCGGCTGACGTAATGGTGGACGCCGTCGGCGATCCCTTCGATCCCCTCCGCCAGGACATAGGCCTCGGTCGGATGCAGATTGCCGCTCGACGGATTGGCGCGTAAAGCCCAGCGGTCGGGACCATATTGCTTCCAGGCGGTCAGGCCCATGGACAGTTGCAACAAGGCGCCGACAGAATCGGCCGAGATGGCGGCGGGCGTGACGTTCTCGCCCGAATAGATCTCGGCGAATGTGGTTTTGATCGCGGCCGCGCTGAGCGGCAAAAGCATGCGCGGCGCATCGGCATATTCGCGGAAGGGATTGGGCTGCGAATCCCAATCGAGCGTTTCGGGACCCGCCGCATAACGCTGCAGCGAATGTTTGGTGCGCTGATGATAGGCGAGGATCGTTTCCGCGGCGCTTGCCGCTTGATCTGGCGCTATGGTCATGAGGGGGTCGTTTCGCTGACGGAAGGTGTGGGGGAATCGGGCGAGGCTTGGGGCTTGCGCCTGCAGGTTTCGAGATCGGCCGGCGCCGCATGGGCCTTTTCAAGCCCGATCCAGGCTTCGACTTCGGCGGGATCGAATCCGACATTGCGGCGTCCGGCGGCTTCCATCAGTGGGCGCCGGATCAGGATCGGTTCGGCGAGCATCAAGGCGAGCGCGGTGTCGGCATCGACGCCACCCGGCTTGATCTCGCCGGATTTGACCTTGGGTGCGGCCTTGTTGAACCAGTCCGCGACTGGCTTGCCGGCGAAGTAACTGCGCAGGAGATCGGCGGTCCAGGCTTCGGTCAGAAGATCGCGGATTTCAAGCTCGTGGCCCGCCGCGGTCAGAAGCTGCTTTTGCCGCGCATTGTTCGAACAGCCGGGCTTCTCGTAGAAGATGACTTGGGTCATCGGACCTCTCGGACAGCAAAGTATTCGGGCAAGAGCGGGATGAGGAAAAGTGGGCACCGGTTTTCCGCCCGCATCCCGCTCTAAGCTATTAAAATCGATCACGTTATGATTTTGGGTCGAACCGATTCAAAATCATCGTGATCTTGTGCGCGGGAACCCCGCTATTTATTCAACTTTTACTGCGTATCGCGCTTTAGAAGCGCTTCACGTCAATGTCGGAAAGCCGCCATCCGGTATTCGTACCGTCCACATCAAACGACCGTCGCCTCCCGGGAGGCGACGGTCGCCGTAACTTTGCAGCTCTCGACAGGCCTCAGCCGAAATCGCCGAGCTGAACGAACTCCGCCTTGAGCCGGCCGAGCAGCATGTCGACCTTGCGGCGGACGACCTCGACCGTCAGCGGCTTGATCAGGGCGCCGTGGGCGCCGCCACCCTTGGCAAGGCACTGCTTGCCGATTTTGTCGTCGGGGTTTTCCGCGACCACCACGATTTTGGCATCCGGGAACTTGGCCGCGATCTCCTTAAGGTGATCGATGCCCTTCTCCTGGAGCACATTCGTCCCGACGATGACCATCTGGGGAATGCTCATCTCGGTCTTTTGGTAAACCTGCTTTTCCGAAGCGGCATAGGCCTCTTCGGCCGTGGCGAACTCATGGGTCTCGTTATCATCCTCCAGCATGAACTGTAGGATCGAGCCCGTCATTCCGTCATTGTCGATGATGAAAACGCGCTTGTTTTCAACCCTCCGGTCATTATCGACACCGATTTGCATTTTGACCTCGCAATGAAGTGCTGGCGCGTGGCGGCTCAAGTGAGCTGCGCGTGAAGAAGCAAAATTTGTTCCGACCTTTCGGGCGGACCTGCTTGCTGGCCCAGATTTAGCTGATGGATTTGCACCTCACAAGCGGGGTGGCCGGCAAATGCGGTCATTTGGTCGCTCCCAGCTGTTTAGTTCCTGACAGCCAGAAACACCCTGTCGGATTCAGAACAAGCTGGAACGGGCCGATGGCGCCAAACCCGAGGTCTTATAAATCAATGGTTTATGACGGCACTGGGGGTTGGCACGAGCATTGCTGAGAAGAGCGCGGGGATACGTCGCCGATGCGAAGGTATGTGACGTGTCGTGTCCCGCGCCGCCACGGTGTCTCGAACATACGCTTGAGCGCCAAGGGTCACGGTTTAAACTGAAAACGGCACTTAAGGAGATCAATATATGCGCCAGATCGCATTCTATGGTAAGGGAGGTATTGGCAAGTCCACGACCTCGCAAAACACCCTCGCCTGCCTCGCTCAGGCGGGTCACAAGATCCTCATCGTCGGCTGCGATCCCAAGGCTGACTCGACCCGTCTCATCCTGCACAGCAAGGCCCAGGACACCATCCTCAGCCTCGCCGCTGCCGCCGGTTCGGTCGAAGACCTCGAAATCGAAGACGTCATGAAGATCGGTTACCTCGACATCAAGTGCGTCGAGTCGGGTGGTCCGGAGCCGGGCGTCGGCTGCGCGGGTCGCGGTGTTATCACCTCGATCAACTTCCTCGAAGAGAACGGCGCTTACGAAGACGTTGATTACGTCTCCTACGACGTGCTCGGCGACGTGGTCTGCGGCGGTTTCGCCATGCCGATCCGTGAGAACAAGGCTCAGGAAATCTACATCGTCATGTCTGGCGAAATGATGGCCATGTATGCCGGCAACAACATCTCGAAGGGCATTCTCAAGTATGCCAATTCGGGCGGCGTCCGTCTCGGCGGTCTCGTTTGCAACGAGCGTCAGACCGACAAGGAGCTCGAGCTGGCTGAAGAGCTTGCCAAGCGCCTCGGCACCAAGCTCATCCACTTCGTTCCCCGCGACAATATCGTGCAGCACGCCGAACTCCGTCGTATGACGGTTGTGGAGTACGCTCCCGATTCCAAGCAGGCTGACGAGTACCGCACCCTGTCGACCAAGATCCATGCGAACAAGGGCAACGGCATCATCCCGACCCCGATCACCATGGACGAGCTCGAGGACATCCTGATGTCCTTCGGCATCATGAAGCAGGTCGATGAGAGCCAGGTTGGCCTCACTGCTTCGCAGCTGACCGCGTAATAATATATAAAGAAGTCGCCGGCCCCTCGCTCTGAGGGGCCGGTCCCTGCTCGGAATAACATTTTCAGGAGATGAGGGCATGAGCCTGTCAGCACCGGAAACAATTGAAGAGATTAAGCTACGGAATAAAGAGCTCATCGAGGAAACCCTCAAGGCTTATCCCGAGAAGAGCAAAAAGAACCGCGCCAAGCACCTGAACCAGTTCAACACGGGTGCCAAGGACTGCTCGACCAAGTCGAACATCAAGTCGGTCCCCGGCGTGATGACGATCCGTGGCTGCGCCTACGCCGGTTCGAAGGGCGTGGTTTGGGGCCCGATCAAGGACATGATCCACATCAGCCATGGTCCGGTCGGCTGCGGCCAGTATTCCTGGGCCGCCCGTCGTAACTACTACATCGGCACCACGGGCGTTGACACGTTCGTCACGATGCAGTTCACCTCGGACTTCCAAGAGAAGGACATTGTCTTCGGCGGCGATAAGAAGCTTGCCAAGATCATGGACGAAATCATGGAAATCTTCCCGCTGAACCATGGTGTTACGGTTCAGTCTGAGTGCCCGATCGGCCTCATCGGCGACGACATCGAGGCGGTTTCCAAGCAGAAGTCCAAGGAATATGGTGGCAAGACCATCGTTCCGGTCCGCTGCGAAGGCTTCCGTGGCGTGTCTCAGTCCCTCGGCCATCACATCGCGAACGACTCGATTCGTGACTGGGTGTTCGATAAGATGGAAGGCAAGCCCGCCACTTTCGAACAGTCGGCTTACGACGTTGCGATCATCGGTGACTACAACATCGGTGGTGACGCTTGGTCGTCCCGTATCCTTCTCGAGGAAATGGGCCTCCGCGTTGTTGCGCAATGGTCGGGTGACGGCACGATCGCTGAGCTCGAGGCGACCCCGAAGGCAAAGCTCAACGTCCTTCACTGCTACCGCTCGATGAACTACATCTCCCGCCACATGGAAGAAAAGTACGGTGTTCCGTGGGTGGAATATAACTTCTTTGGCCCGTCCAAGATTGCTGAATCGCTTCGCACGATCGCCAGCCACTTCGACGACAAGATCAAGGAAGGCGCTGAGCGCGTCATCGAGAAGTACCGCGCCCTTTCGGACGCCGTCATCGAGAAGTATCGTCCGCGTCTGCACGGCCGCAAGGTCATGCTGTTCGTCGGCGGCCTTCGCCCCCGCCACGTGATCGGCGCCTACGAAGACCTCGGCATGGAGGTTGTCGGCACGGGTTACGAGTTCGGCCACAACGACGACTATCAGCGCACGACTCACTACGTGAAGGACGGCACGCTGATCTATGACGACGTGACCGGCTTCGAATTCGAGAAGTTCGTCGAGAAGATCCAGCCTGACCTGGTTGGTTCGGGCATCAAGGAAAAGTACGTCTTCCAGAAGATGGGCGTCCCCTTCCGTCAGATGCACTCGTGGGATTACTCGGGCCCGTATCATGGCTATGATGGCTTCGCCATCTTCGCCCGCGACATGGACATGGCGATCAACTCGCCGGTCTGGGGTCTCACCAAGGCTCCCTTCTAAACCTCTCATGTGCCCTCCCCTGCGAAGGGGAGGGCATTTGTCGGGGTGTACCGAGACAAACTTATAAAGGATCCTTCAGCATGCCTCAGAACGCCGACTACGTTCTCGACCACTTCGACCTGTTCCGTCAGCCGGAATATCGTGAGATGCTCGCGAACAAGAAAAAGAATTTCGAAAATCCTGTCGCCGATGCAGAGCTGCAGCGCGTCGTCGAGTGGACCAAGACCTGGGAATACCGCGAAAAGAATTTCGCCCGCGAAGCGCTGACCGTGAACCCTGCTAAGGCTTGCCAGCCGTTGGGCGCCGTCTTCGCTGGCGTCGGCTTCGAAGGGACCATCCCCTTCGTCCATGGTTCGCAGGGCTGCGTCGCCTACTATCGCTCGCACTTCTCGCGTCACTTCAAGGAGCCGAGCTCCTGCGTGTCGTCCTCGATGACCGAAGACGCGGCTGTGTTCGGCGGCCTGAACAACATGATCGACGGCCTCGCCAACACCTATAACCTCTACAAGCCCCGTATGATCTCGGTCTCGACGACCTGCATGGCGGAAGTTATCGGTGACGATCTGAACGCCTTCATCAAGACCGCGAAAGACAAGGGCTCGGTGCCGATGGCATACGACGTCCCGTTCGCTCACACCCCGGCGTTCGTTGGCAGCCACATCACCGGTTACGACAACGTCCTCAAGGGCATCTTCGAGCACTTCTGGGGCGGCAAGTCGGGCACGACCGAGAAGCTTGAGCGCGTCCCGAACGAGAGCATCAACTTCATCGGCGGCTTCGACCCCTACACGGTCGGCAACCTGCGTGAAATCAAGCGCATCTTCGACATGATGGGCTTCGAATACACGATCATCGCCGACAATAGCGATGTGTGGGACACGCCCACCGACGGTACGTTCCGCATGTTCGACGGCGGCACGACCATCGAGCAGATGGAAGCGGCGGTCAACGCCAAGGCGACCATCTCCATGCAGGAATATTGCACGGAAAAGACGCTCAAGTACATTGCTACCGAATGGCAGCAAGAGTGCGTTTACTTCAACCACCCGGTTG
The Methyloferula stellata AR4 DNA segment above includes these coding regions:
- a CDS encoding ActR/PrrA/RegA family redox response regulator transcription factor; the protein is MLPPLSDAEKSLLIVDDDKPFLTRVARAMETRGFIVSQASSVAEGLAAIAKAPPAFAVIDMRLADGNGLDVISELKAKRPDARGIILTGYGNIVTAVTAVKLGAFDYLAKPADADEIFNALMATRHDKAELPENPMSADRVRWEHIQRIYELCGRNVSETARRLNMHRRTLQRILAKRAPR
- the egtD gene encoding L-histidine N(alpha)-methyltransferase produces the protein MSPAISAKTAPALAPDDEFASALIDGLSAPQKSLPCRFFYDAQGSELFEQITQLPEYYPTRSEIAILEAQAKSIAAHTPPGSVLIEFGSGSSRKTEIVLTAMASLAAYVPIDVSGDALAEAKLRLHARFPTLRVLPVIGDFRADLTLPSELARRPRLGFFPGSTIGNFIPDEARALLAAMAHTLKNGGRLLIGIDLRKDITRLEAAYDDAQGVTAAFNLNILARANRDLGANFDLDAFAHQAKFNDAESRVEIHIVSKRAQTVDVRGKSFAFEEGEKIHTENSYKYTIEGFQDLARQAGWTPRQAWTDPDGLFSLHELVIVEN
- the egtB gene encoding ergothioneine biosynthesis protein EgtB yields the protein MASPSNAKPKTHGLRAVPVDLDQNLLTTRRLTLDLAAPLTDEDQTVQAFPDASPTKWHLAHTSWFFETFVLQPFLSGYRIFDPHYNYCFNSYYEAQGARHPRPARGLLSRPSAADVRSYRAHVDAGLAQLFASGQAHEPQIAYLLEVGLNHEQQHQELLLTDILSLFGSNPLRPAYRETPFAVSAQDTRPLRWISFGGGLYTIGHAEPVFAYDNESPPHRVFVNPFKLADRLVTNGEWQEFMRDGGYDTHQHWLADGWAKIHEDNWRAPAYWEEQDGVWHQMTLYGLAPVDPAAPVSHVSFYEADAYARWTGKRLPTEFEWEIAASSVAVEGNMLNSGALRPLPAKTSTDMMLSQIFGDVWEWTQSAYAPYPGYRPAEGAIGEYNGKFMCSEQVLRGASCVTPDSHARRTYRNFFYPHQRWQFCGLRLADEA
- a CDS encoding rhodanese-like domain-containing protein gives rise to the protein MAQAAGFQRIDVATARGIMGRGDALVLDVRDADSYRRGHIEGSALATKENFQTFLTNTPKDKPLIICCYHGNSSQAYAKHFADHGFADVYSLDGGYEAWAHAESMAPKPGAAASVTLSKELQAFLAEHGFAPNDVNTHNKDQATPLMLAVRLAPPAFVKELLAAGADIHAVNADGNQALWLACVGEITENMQLLIDAGINVQHINVNAATPLMFAASSGRANAVATLLAAGADPLFDTDLGLTALDMASSVECLNLMRDAIKRKKAS
- a CDS encoding SagB family peptide dehydrogenase, which codes for MTIAPDQAASAAETILAYHQRTKHSLQRYAAGPETLDWDSQPNPFREYADAPRMLLPLSAAAIKTTFAEIYSGENVTPAAISADSVGALLQLSMGLTAWKQYGPDRWALRANPSSGNLHPTEAYVLAEGIEGIADGVHHYVSRDHSLEQRCRIADGAAKKAAPRLWIGLSSIHWREAWKYGERAFRYCQMDVGHAIGALRYAAGALGWKVDMVEGLTARDIAALLGIDRADDFIGKAEHEAPDLILSISTGATVTPLSQTDQSFVADRLADWAGKANVLDKHPMYRWPVIDEASLATRKTGTVAEAPYRANHPGIGEGSNELATSVILNRRSAQAFDRSARMGSGAFYHLIDRLLPRPVAPWDVWTFQPRIHPVFFIHRVDGIEPGIYILVRNPEAEMPLRQAINPEFKWRVPDHVPPQLAFYQLLAGDMTKMARTIFCGQAIASDACFGMGMIAEFEGLVRAEPWRYKQLHWEAGLIGQVLYLESEALGFRGTGVGCYFDDSMHEVLGLKDASFASLYHFTVGAGLVDTRIQTEPPYGDRTKPETQDSDKKGPAAMAEDTGFERVDVAFARTLIKDADPLILDSRDMGSYEQGHIEGAEFVNDSNISNFLMTTPKDKPVLIYCYHGNASQIRAQTFTDFRFKKVYSLDGGFEAWVKG
- a CDS encoding ArsC/Spx/MgsR family protein translates to MTQVIFYEKPGCSNNARQKQLLTAAGHELEIRDLLTEAWTADLLRSYFAGKPVADWFNKAAPKVKSGEIKPGGVDADTALALMLAEPILIRRPLMEAAGRRNVGFDPAEVEAWIGLEKAHAAPADLETCRRKPQASPDSPTPSVSETTPS
- a CDS encoding response regulator, whose translation is MQIGVDNDRRVENKRVFIIDNDGMTGSILQFMLEDDNETHEFATAEEAYAASEKQVYQKTEMSIPQMVIVGTNVLQEKGIDHLKEIAAKFPDAKIVVVAENPDDKIGKQCLAKGGGAHGALIKPLTVEVVRRKVDMLLGRLKAEFVQLGDFG
- the nifH gene encoding nitrogenase iron protein, whose protein sequence is MRQIAFYGKGGIGKSTTSQNTLACLAQAGHKILIVGCDPKADSTRLILHSKAQDTILSLAAAAGSVEDLEIEDVMKIGYLDIKCVESGGPEPGVGCAGRGVITSINFLEENGAYEDVDYVSYDVLGDVVCGGFAMPIRENKAQEIYIVMSGEMMAMYAGNNISKGILKYANSGGVRLGGLVCNERQTDKELELAEELAKRLGTKLIHFVPRDNIVQHAELRRMTVVEYAPDSKQADEYRTLSTKIHANKGNGIIPTPITMDELEDILMSFGIMKQVDESQVGLTASQLTA
- the nifD gene encoding nitrogenase molybdenum-iron protein alpha chain, with product MSLSAPETIEEIKLRNKELIEETLKAYPEKSKKNRAKHLNQFNTGAKDCSTKSNIKSVPGVMTIRGCAYAGSKGVVWGPIKDMIHISHGPVGCGQYSWAARRNYYIGTTGVDTFVTMQFTSDFQEKDIVFGGDKKLAKIMDEIMEIFPLNHGVTVQSECPIGLIGDDIEAVSKQKSKEYGGKTIVPVRCEGFRGVSQSLGHHIANDSIRDWVFDKMEGKPATFEQSAYDVAIIGDYNIGGDAWSSRILLEEMGLRVVAQWSGDGTIAELEATPKAKLNVLHCYRSMNYISRHMEEKYGVPWVEYNFFGPSKIAESLRTIASHFDDKIKEGAERVIEKYRALSDAVIEKYRPRLHGRKVMLFVGGLRPRHVIGAYEDLGMEVVGTGYEFGHNDDYQRTTHYVKDGTLIYDDVTGFEFEKFVEKIQPDLVGSGIKEKYVFQKMGVPFRQMHSWDYSGPYHGYDGFAIFARDMDMAINSPVWGLTKAPF
- the nifK gene encoding nitrogenase molybdenum-iron protein subunit beta, whose product is MPQNADYVLDHFDLFRQPEYREMLANKKKNFENPVADAELQRVVEWTKTWEYREKNFAREALTVNPAKACQPLGAVFAGVGFEGTIPFVHGSQGCVAYYRSHFSRHFKEPSSCVSSSMTEDAAVFGGLNNMIDGLANTYNLYKPRMISVSTTCMAEVIGDDLNAFIKTAKDKGSVPMAYDVPFAHTPAFVGSHITGYDNVLKGIFEHFWGGKSGTTEKLERVPNESINFIGGFDPYTVGNLREIKRIFDMMGFEYTIIADNSDVWDTPTDGTFRMFDGGTTIEQMEAAVNAKATISMQEYCTEKTLKYIATEWQQECVYFNHPVGVKGTDEFLLKISELTGKAVPDQIRLERGRLVDALADSSAHIHGKKFGIYGDPDLCIGLAQFILECGGEPTHILSTNGTPKWAEKVQELLDSSPFGANCHVYPLRDLWHMRSLLFTEPVDFFIGNTYGKYLERDTGTPLIRIGFPIFDRHHHHRYPVWGYQGGLNCLVWILDRIFEEIDKNTIVPAYSDFSYDIIR